From a region of the Procambarus clarkii isolate CNS0578487 chromosome 2, FALCON_Pclarkii_2.0, whole genome shotgun sequence genome:
- the LOC138366447 gene encoding zonadhesin-like, which yields MIDVTPECKRKHGKRVKRVLVMAYTIVMVMMLMVMTMVMVTVEVELFYTIRENSVSPHQGNFLDQEGCRLTVSMRLVTVSMRLVTVSMRLVTVSMRLGTVSMRLVTVSMRLVTVSMRLVTVSMWLATVSMRQATVSMRLATVSMRLATVRLRLVTVSMRLVTVSMRLVTVRLRLVTVSMRLVTVSMRQVTVSMRLVTVSMRQVTVRLRLVTVSMRLVTVSMRQVTVRLRLVTVSMRQVTVRLRLVTVSMRLVTVSMRQVTVRLRLVTVSMRLVTVSMRLVTVSMRQVTVSMRLVTVSMRQVTVSMRLVTVSMRLVTVSMRQVTVSMRLVTVSMRQVTVSMRQVTVRSSETARSGQVWGAAPG from the exons ATGATTGACGTGACCCCCGAATGCAAGAGAAAGCATGGAAAACGTGTCAAAAGAGTTTTAGTAATGGCATATaccatagtgatggtgatgatgttgatggtgatgacaatggtgatggtgacagttgAAGTTGAACTCTTCTACACCATCCGAGAGAACTCAGTTTCACCAC atcaaggaaattTTCTAGATCAAGAAGGCTGTAGATTGACTGTCAGTATGCGGCTGGTGACTGTCAGTATGCGGCTGGTGACTGTCAGTATGCGGCTGGTGACTGTCAGTATGCGGCTGGGGACTGTCAGTATGCGGCTGGTGACTGTCAGTATGCGGCTGGTGACTGTCAGTATGCGGCTGGTGACTGTCAGTATGTGGCTGGCGACTGTCAGTATGCGGCAGGCGACTGTCAGTATGCGGCTGGCGACTGTCAGTATGCGGCTGGCGACTGTCAGATTGCGGCTGGTGACTGTCAGTATGCGGCTGGTGACTGTCAGTATGCGACTGGTGACTGTCAGATTGCGGCTGGTGACTGTCAGTATGCGGCTGGTGACTGTCAGTATGCGGCAGGTGACTGTCAGTATGCGGCTGGTGACTGTCAGTATGCGGCAGGTGACTGTCAGATTGCGGCTGGTGACTGTCAGTATGCGGCTGGTGACTGTCAGTATGCGGCAGGTGACTGTCAGATTGCGGCTGGTGACTGTCAGTATGCGGCAGGTGACTGTCAGATTGCGGCTGGTGACTGTCAGTATGCGGCTGGTGACTGTCAGTATGCGGCAGGTGACTGTCAGATTGCGGCTGGTGACTGTCAGTATGCGGCTGGTGACTGTCAGTATGCGGCTGGTGACTGTCAGTATGCGGCAGGTGACTGTCAGTATGCGACTGGTGACTGTCAGTATGCGGCAGGTGACTGTCAGTATGCGGCTGGTGACTGTCAGTATGCGGCTGGTGACTGTCAGTATGCGGCAGGTGACTGTCAGTATGCGGCTGGTGACTGTCAGTATGCGGCAGGTGACTGTCAGTATGCGGCAGGTGACTGTCAGATCAAGTGAGACAGCCAGGTCGGGGCAGGTCTGGGGTGCTGCTCCTGGCTGA